Part of the Sorghum bicolor cultivar BTx623 chromosome 1, Sorghum_bicolor_NCBIv3, whole genome shotgun sequence genome, TTAGGTGAAGAGCCTAGTGATTCGGCTGGAGGACGCATAGCTTGCAGCTGACGGCCAAGAATCAATATAGTCTCCTGGCACTCTGCCAGCTTCTCTGCTGCAGCCGCTATCTCTTTCTCCTGTCATCATTTAAATACAAAATTAGCTGCTCAAAGTATTTGGTATCATGAAAAGTTTAGTAGTTTGGCATAACAAACTAAAATTCAAGGTAAGCCTGAAAAACTTTCAAATCAATTTAGTGCTTGAGTACATTATGTGATCTAGTGCTGCCATATTTATTGATCTGGAAGCACTTACTCGCGCATCAATAAGGTGTGCTGCCAGTAATTTTCATCAAGATTAAAGCGCAACAAATGAATGAAGGTTGTAAACAATAGCAATGGGAAAAACCTAACCACTGTACCTTTAACTTGGTGTCTGGGTCCTCATCCACAAGCATTGAACTCCTCTCCATCTCATACCTTCACACCATAAAAGAAAGTcagaagagaaatcaagtacagGGCAATCTATATTTCAAAGATTTGAATTTACCTTTCCATCTTCTCCTCGAGATCTCTGTATTTAACTAAGTCCTCCTGATGACTTTGTCTTTCATCAGAGAGTTCAGCTGTTAAAGCATCTATTTTGGACCGTAACACTTCTATCTCATTTTCTAATTCAATTTTCCTTGATTCAAGTGACTTGTAAGATTCAGCCATACACTTCAGCTGTGTCTCACTCAAGCTATTTGATTTCTCACTGTCAGCCAACTTAGATCTGAGGTCTTCCAGGTTTTTCTCCATATCACTTAATCTAACCTTTGTTTCTTCTATTATTTCGTTGCACTTCGCTAGTTCTCCCTCCAAATTTGTCTTCTCAGATTTAAGTTGTTCATATTCCTCTGGCGAGCAGACCTTCACTGCAGTCTTAACATCAAATGCAGCATCAGCAGGCCCCTCGAACTCAGGATCAGAAGATGAATGAGGCAACAGTGGGCAGAGACCAGATACATTGTCTTTTACTGGCTCGGGCTGCACCTTATTTTCAAGTAGAGTCACTTTATCAACACAATCTAAGTTATTACTTTCTGCTTCATTGCTATTGTCTCTCAACATTGTGAACTTAATCTGGCTAGTTTCTGACAATATAACAGACAGTGCCATGACAATATCATTTAGGACATCACCGTTTGACAGAACTTTGTCAACTAATGCAGAAAACTGTCGTGTTTTCTCACATAGCCCATCATAATCAGATGACTGGCCTTGAAACTTGGAGACTTCTTGATCAAGTAACTTGACAAAGTCCTGAATCTTCAATATGGCATTCTTAAGTTCTTGATCCATGGCACATTTGCTCTCTGAATTTAAGGTCCCATTTGCATTCACCGAATCTGCCTCATCTTCAATATCCTTTAGAATGTTTCTGATACTATCAAGTACCTTTCCAGCATTATTCTCTGGTGATTCAGAATCCAGTAAGGAAGATATTCTTGACTGGAATTTCGAAAGCGAAGATTTCTCAGACAGACGCTGTTTATTAGATGGAGTTTCTGACATTGGTGAAGCTGACTGCAAATCTTTAACACCATCTCTTTCAGTAGAGCCAGACAAAGTAGCCCCAACATCGTCTATCTTCATTTTGTCAATAGTACTGCCATTGCCATTAACTTCAGAAGACAGACATGCTAATCTCTCCATCTCTAAGAAGTCATCCATGAGCTCCAACCTATTGGAGCTTTCTGTCGCACTGCTCTTGGCCaccttctctttttttaattGAGAGAGCTCAGATACCAGAGCGTTGGCCCAAGATTCTGTACAACTTCCTTCATCATCTACCCCATCTTCAGACATGGAAGTCATGCTAGGTGGGTTGCTTCCATTTTGGCTCAGTGCACCATCAAAGTGAATATCCATGTTTGGAGTTGATGGACTCTTATGTTGGTTTCCAGTCAACATTTGAACTTCCAAGCTTCGGAGCTTTCCTGCTGTCTTAGCATACATGCTTCTTGACGATTGCAGCTCACTGTTTCTCTTTGTCAATGCCTCTTTAAGcatcttggtttcttcttccattGTTAATAAACGGGCAGTCAGAAACTCATTCTCTCTCTGCATTTGTTGTATGTTCTCAATTGCATAATCAGGAACAGGAGACATAGGAGACATAGGCCGATGGAAACTAGAATTCTTTGCAGGGGATCGTCGTACTCTGTGGTCTCCATACTCTCTACCCAAGCTCTCCACCTCCATTTTCATCTGAGCTAGTGCAGCAGGGCCAGGTAACTTCTTTCGAACAAGGCCGCGTAATCTTTGGCATTCAGCTTCAAGCTTTGATATTTTCTTGACATCTTCCTGGTGCTGTTTGGTTGCTACATCGGCTGAGCGCACACTCATGTTCTTTTCTTCATTGCGGATTTCAAGCTCTTTGGAGACAACATGCAATTCATATTTTAGTGAATTTATCTCCCTTTCACCTGATTGGATTGTGCTCTTTAAGATTTCAATCTCGGCTTCGGCTTGAGCTTTTTCCTCATCAATTTTCATCAACAGTTCTGCCCGCTCTTCTAGTGATCTTGTGAGTGCATCATTCTCAGCACCAGCCCTTATGAGTTCCTGTTCAAATTCAAGTAATTTTGCTTCGAACTCGGCCTTTATCTTCTCCCACTGTTTGGTTTTTGCAAAGACTACATCATGTAGCTTCTGCTCACCTTCTTCCTTAACTGTCCTTACTTGTTTCATGCATTCTTTCAATGCACCATCCAGATGTGCACCTCTTTCTTCAGCTGCTAGCTTAGACAATGTAACAGTTTCTAGCTGAAGCTTCAGTGCGGAGGCCTCTGCTTCAGCTTTCTCCCAACCTAGCATGCCATAACATAAATTATGTCACAAATACATTTAGTATAGTTATCTCATAAACTAAACTGTAttatttccaaaaaaaaagaagatttTATCTAGAGAAAGTTTGTTCCATATAAAAAAGAAGACTGTTACAACCTAACTTCATCCAGAAGCCAGCATATTTTTATATATCATAACACAATATCAGGCCAACCTACTAAATTATTCTATCAAAAAAAGGAAAAcgactaatataaatatatttcaaaaagaaAATTAGCCATCTTATGTGTACCTGATACAGCTTCTTCAGCAACTTTTGCATGCTGCTTCACAAGAGCATCTTTAGTTGTGATCTCAGATTGTGCCGCAGAGAGTTTTTCATTCAGGACCTTCACATTTTCTTCTAAAACTTTTACTTTTTCCTCTGACTCAGTAAGATGTGCATATGTTTCAGGTGAAAGTTGCACAAATTTTGGAGCTTTATCTTCCTGCAGAGAATAAAACTTGTTTTAGCAGAAGTATACTTTAAAGATATGTCAAAACTTATCAATCAGGTTACCCTAATGCACAGGATTATTGCCGAACCAGCTTTTGATGTATAAAggtgaaacaaaaaaaaaatggccAACTGATTCTAGACTTTCTAGCCATTGCTATGCCGAATGGTATGTGACCCTTTGCCACACCACCAAGGTCTATGAAAGaaaatggagagagagagagagctgaacAGATCAGATCAAGGAACATCTTGGCACAGGTTAGAAGGCACATGTTCAATGCGTCAAGACAATGTACCCTATTGCTGAAGGAAAAAAACAAACTAAAGAAACATGGCTGCATGACCAACAATCAAGTGGCATCAGTTAACTCAGAACAGTCCCTTATGCAATTGCACCTATGACCTATCAAATCTTTCTTCTGGCATCCTTAGTTACTCTCTAAATTCCAAACTGTAAGTCATTCTGGCTTCGCTAGATAATAGCTTTTACTTAcagtttggaatggagggagtagaaaatATAGGAGGCTAATACAATTATCTTATAATACAGAGACTTAGATCAATCTAACTCAATACTATACAAGAAATCTTGGCAAACCTGTTCTGCATGATTAGAATTATGCAACGCATCTGCATTTGATGATTTATCAGATGATTTCTTCTTCCAAGGCCAGCTGCGTCGATCCATTGCTTGCAGAGTATCTAATAAGATGTGGTGAATATTTGTGATTAGCTACGAAACTGATAAATTGCGTATAGGTAGGAGAAGAACTCAGAAGTAAATGAAGTTAAACTATTTAGTCATTAAATTTGGCAACCATATAAAGCA contains:
- the LOC8054345 gene encoding filament-like plant protein 4, with protein sequence MDRRSWPWKKKSSDKSSNADALHNSNHAEQEDKAPKFVQLSPETYAHLTESEEKVKVLEENVKVLNEKLSAAQSEITTKDALVKQHAKVAEEAVSGWEKAEAEASALKLQLETVTLSKLAAEERGAHLDGALKECMKQVRTVKEEGEQKLHDVVFAKTKQWEKIKAEFEAKLLEFEQELIRAGAENDALTRSLEERAELLMKIDEEKAQAEAEIEILKSTIQSGEREINSLKYELHVVSKELEIRNEEKNMSVRSADVATKQHQEDVKKISKLEAECQRLRGLVRKKLPGPAALAQMKMEVESLGREYGDHRVRRSPAKNSSFHRPMSPMSPVPDYAIENIQQMQRENEFLTARLLTMEEETKMLKEALTKRNSELQSSRSMYAKTAGKLRSLEVQMLTGNQHKSPSTPNMDIHFDGALSQNGSNPPSMTSMSEDGVDDEGSCTESWANALVSELSQLKKEKVAKSSATESSNRLELMDDFLEMERLACLSSEVNGNGSTIDKMKIDDVGATLSGSTERDGVKDLQSASPMSETPSNKQRLSEKSSLSKFQSRISSLLDSESPENNAGKVLDSIRNILKDIEDEADSVNANGTLNSESKCAMDQELKNAILKIQDFVKLLDQEVSKFQGQSSDYDGLCEKTRQFSALVDKVLSNGDVLNDIVMALSVILSETSQIKFTMLRDNSNEAESNNLDCVDKVTLLENKVQPEPVKDNVSGLCPLLPHSSSDPEFEGPADAAFDVKTAVKVCSPEEYEQLKSEKTNLEGELAKCNEIIEETKVRLSDMEKNLEDLRSKLADSEKSNSLSETQLKCMAESYKSLESRKIELENEIEVLRSKIDALTAELSDERQSHQEDLVKYRDLEEKMERYEMERSSMLVDEDPDTKLKEKEIAAAAEKLAECQETILILGRQLQAMRPPAESLGSSPNRQRMEEFLQDAVGTTAGEYSQKPSGQPDTDQEILGTGNVSPVNGYKTHMIPSDADGSPFLSPNSSKRPKHRSRSSSSSSFTNHPLPDKQSRGFSRFFAKTKE